Part of the Athalia rosae chromosome 2, iyAthRosa1.1, whole genome shotgun sequence genome, ATGAACGTGAAAAGGAATATATTCCAGATTATGGTCATCAGCAACTAACTAACCAATATCAACATTCTATGGCGAAACAAAGTGCGGCTGCAGCAATTAGACGCACTTACGAGAACATATTGACCATTTTAAAAAAGGTGAAGTGCTTGCCGATCAGCGATATTAGCaggatattcattttttaactaATTCAGTAAACAGTTAAGATTTCTTTCGATTACAGGATGCAAAATACTTCAACGCTGTTCTTGACGCTTTAGTAGAGGATCGAAAATCACAGTGTAAAGTGTTGATAAAAGTAACTGAAATGGGTCAACTTGCAACTGAAAATTTAGACGATACAAGAACAAGATATAAAAATCTAGAGCGCGACGTACGCGTGAATATGAAGGAAAGGGAAAGAACGCTAAACATCGTTAGATTTCAAGTCGACGATCTATGGGCGTATCTTCAATCCCTCGTTAGAACAGAGGTTGCTATTATTTTtgtgaatttataaatttcaaaaaatttgaaatcgaagGCCACCGCAATTACATTATTTGTATCCGTTCGATAGAGCGAAATGAATCTCAACGAGTTGACCGACAACGAAGCGAACAGTGAAAACGATCTTCAAAGGGAGATTAAAGACCTGGAAAAGGTATTCGAAAACATAAAGGAATCGATGCTCGTTCGTTCTTACGAAGAAATATTCCCGAGGTCTCGTTTCTTTCCCTGctattgatttttctcttcccgtaATTTTCTTATGTCatttgataatgaaaaatcagGTTTGAAGAGCAAATGCGACAAAAATCACGTCTTATAACGCAGTTTAATCACAATATAAGAGACCGGGACGGATTtcttaataaaaaatatcacgcaACACTGATTCTCGCCACTCTCGAGCACAGCATGATATCCACTACGGCGCAGTAAGttgattgcaaaaaaaaaaaaacaatttaagcgaaagagggaacaaaaaagagaaaatgcatttataaaaaattgcgcttttttattatctcgttCATCGGATGAATATTCACAGATAcaaagcagagaaaaaaaagatgctgGAAGAGTTAGAGGCGCAAAGAAAGCGAGAAattgatatgaaaaatatgagaaaagttCGTGGAGAATTATTAATGAACATAAGAGCTGCGTTACAGAATATGAACGAAATGTTAACCTGCGTACAgtcaaaaagtatgaaaagtaAAGGACAAAAGGGTGATGCggtggaggagaaaaaagagaaggtatCGGAGGAACAGCAACGGGAAGCTCAAGAACAATCGGATGAAACTGCAGACGAACCGCAAATGGTAAAAACTGAGACAAATGGTGAGTACATaatttaaacaagaaaaaggTAAAACTCTCCTGACC contains:
- the LOC105689297 gene encoding myosin-9-like isoform X1 codes for the protein MMNAKNVKIHGMKDERWTIRDKLHQYRGILKLYAREKKLQVINAGRIKKKVSRDLKILTKDVQNYREIIHDSIDGNKRRLRTILQHHRDYQLAFQNMPPDDAYEAIYQRNDVNRRQLDKLYYLKKKKMKEFFDLKLECALLRDKYEREKEYIPDYGHQQLTNQYQHSMAKQSAAAAIRRTYENILTILKKDAKYFNAVLDALVEDRKSQCKVLIKVTEMGQLATENLDDTRTRYKNLERDVRVNMKERERTLNIVRFQVDDLWAYLQSLVRTESEMNLNELTDNEANSENDLQREIKDLEKVFENIKESMLVRSYEEIFPRFEEQMRQKSRLITQFNHNIRDRDGFLNKKYHATLILATLEHSMISTTAQYKAEKKKMLEELEAQRKREIDMKNMRKVRGELLMNIRAALQNMNEMLTCVQSKSMKSKGQKGDAVEEKKEKVSEEQQREAQEQSDETADEPQMVKTETNGLALLSQVSHKVAMISGAGGPELDKDRKERAKDMYQTYISEYKSKLKYGKEPEITGFFVEHEVIDTSVLSRTDVKLRSRQIVEANLKPE
- the LOC105689297 gene encoding myosin-9-like isoform X2 — its product is MPPDDAYEAIYQRNDVNRRQLDKLYYLKKKKMKEFFDLKLECALLRDKYEREKEYIPDYGHQQLTNQYQHSMAKQSAAAAIRRTYENILTILKKDAKYFNAVLDALVEDRKSQCKVLIKVTEMGQLATENLDDTRTRYKNLERDVRVNMKERERTLNIVRFQVDDLWAYLQSLVRTESEMNLNELTDNEANSENDLQREIKDLEKVFENIKESMLVRSYEEIFPRFEEQMRQKSRLITQFNHNIRDRDGFLNKKYHATLILATLEHSMISTTAQYKAEKKKMLEELEAQRKREIDMKNMRKVRGELLMNIRAALQNMNEMLTCVQSKSMKSKGQKGDAVEEKKEKVSEEQQREAQEQSDETADEPQMVKTETNGLALLSQVSHKVAMISGAGGPELDKDRKERAKDMYQTYISEYKSKLKYGKEPEITGFFVEHEVIDTSVLSRTDVKLRSRQIVEANLKPE